The genome window TATTTACGAATTGTGTTTGGGTTCTTTGTCGTTTTTCTCCTGTTGATTCTGTTCGGGCTTACTGAGTGGCTTCTTACCGGCGCGTTCGTAGCAAGCTGGGGCTTAGCTTACCATTACTACTATCCGTCTTTAGAGTAAGGCGATAAACAGGCCTGCAAGGTATCGACTGAGCCAAACATAAATTCGCTTCGAACGCTCCCTACATAATGCGCATTACATATGAAAGTTGATGGTAACCAGTACAGGGACTACTTTTGACTACATATTGGTCCTCGTCCCGTTTACTTATGCTTTCCCGCCTATTGGCCATCTCCTGGCTATTACTTTGTTTACTGATCAACGCGAAAGCCCAAACACAAAAGCCATTCGATCCGGCCAGCGCAAAGCCCACGCTCGGTATTCCTCCGACAAAAGTGATGATCTTCGGCGTCTGGCATCTCGACGCGGCAGCCGATAGTTTCAAGGTGGCCTGGCTGGAACCCATTCTTTGCCGACTGCGAACCTATAAGCCTGATGTTATCCTGACCGAGGCCATGCCCGGCGAGCAGGTCATGGGTCTGGAGGCCTACGCAGCCTATCACGGTAACGCTGGGCAGTATGGTGGGCCAACCCTGGAGATGGCAAAGACGGCGCAAGCTCAGTTACAGCTCTCAGCCGCTCAAGCCTTGGTGCGGGCTGATAGTCTAATGGCAAAAGGCAATCTGACCCCCGCCCAGCGCCGTCAGCTAGCCGTCTGGTTCGTGGCCGCAGCGGAGCCCTTCTCGGCCACGGTACAATGGCTGCGGCTGGCGCCCGCCGAACGCATCGCGGAGGATGGCGTTTCGGCCTCGCTGGTTAAACGACTCAACCGATTTGCCGGGCTGCGCAGTGAGCTGACCTCAATAGCCGCCCGACTGGCAGCTGATGTGGGTTTAGAGCGGCTCTACGGCGCGGGCGATCACGCCAGTGATGTATCCCTACCTGCTGACGCAGACATGGCCGCAGCGGTGGCGGCTGAACCGGGCTTGACAGATCTCTTCAACCATCGCACGGCTGCCTTTGCGGCCGTGCCCGAGGATACCATGAAGCTACGCTCAGCGGATCAGGTGATGCCCCTTTTTAAATGGAAGAACTCAGATAGGTTCGGAGCCCTGGATGCCGACGCCCAATGGTTTTCGATATTACGCAGTAGGAAGATGGGTCGGTTGGGTCGGCAGCGGGTAGCGGCCTGGGAGGCCCAGAATTTGCAGATGGCGGTAGCCATTCGGGAGGCGACGGCTCCAATTGCTGGGGGCGGGCCCTGTTGATCGTTGGTGCGGCCCACAAGCCGTTCATCGAAGCCTATCTGCGGAGCTTCACCGATGTGGAGATTGTTTCGGTGCCGGCCCTATTGAATTCCCGGACCGGTGATTGTCCGAACTGACAATTAGCTTCTAGTTCTCTCGATTGCTCCCATTCATAGCGTATCATAGGTGGGGGCTTCGTCTTTTGAGCCCACATTCAGTATTAGTGCAGGAGTTTGTTTTTATTGCGGAGCGGCTATTGACTAGCCGCTCTTACCAAGTGACTTGCCCTCAAATTTACAACTGCGTTCTCCCGTACCACAAAAAGATCTCTTTTGATGATTCTCCTGATGAAAAGATGCTCATTACTCACAGTCGTTTTACTGCTCCTATACTCGCTCAGTGAAGCACAACCGCTGAAAAATCCGGATTCCTTTCTGATCAAAAACGACCCTTTACCGGCCGTGTTTCTAGTAGGCAGTTTTCATTTCGCTTATTATAACATGGATGCCCATACAGTGTCAAAGGACAAGCAGATTGATGTCTTATCGCCACAGAAACAACAGGAAATGGCCCGGTTAGTGGCTTATATTGCCCAGTTTAAACCGACTAAGATTGTTGTGGAGGCTCGCAATAGTGCCAAACTGGGCCAGCGATACCGGCGCTACAAAACAGGGCAGGCAGCTCTGGCGCGGGATGAGATCGACCAGATCGCCTTTCGCCTGGGTAAGCAATTTAACCTGGATACGCTCTATGCCGGTGACGCTCCGGCTGTTGACGACGAGATGCTGGCCTCAGCCGATTCAGTAGCCTTCAAAGCCTATTTAGGCCGTATCTTCGAGGGATATGACTTCAAAAGTGAAGATACCTTGTCAAGACGGTACATGGCTTATTTTAATTATGAGACCGACCTCACGACACGGCTTTCGCTACTCGACTATTTTGCTTATACTAATTCGACCAACGTACTGATCCGGGAGTATGGAGCCTATTTGAGCGGAGACTTCACGCTAGGTACCTACCGGGGCGCTGACGCGTTGGCATTATATTGGTATGACCGTAATCTGCGAATCTTCCGCAACATTCAACGGATAACTACCTCGCCCAGCGACCGGATTCTCGTACTCTTTGGCCGGGGGCACATCAGCTTATTAAATCAGTTATTTTCAGCCACGCCGGCTTATAAGTATATTCGGTTTAACGACTTACCGAAGGGAGGAAAGTGAAGTAAATATGACTGGTGAGACTGACTAGGGGGCGAAAGTAGCTAGTTGTCCCACCCAAGGGGTATAGTGATCGAACCGCCTGCAAACTCGGCTTCGATCATACCGGCGAACCGGCCGGATGACAAAGTGGCGGCAAAGCCATAAAAATTTAGCCAATCGGCAAGGGTGGCTACCGGGCTGAACGATGAGCAGACCCGAATTAAGCGACTGCAGGAAAAAGCTCAAAGATGCTCAACTTGACCGTACGGCCGAAACCATGCGATATATTAAAAAAGTAAGTTGGCATTGTTTGCGACCAGTTGAGTTGGACAAATAATAAAAATTAGTGTATCACAAAAACGCTCGCCTGTGAGACGGAGGGGTATTTATGTATATGATTGTTTCAGCATACAGTCTCATCTGACGCTATCGTCTGCTTCTGCGGAGTCATCTTCTTGACGTAACCGTTCCTCAATCTCTTCTATGGACGGTAAGGTGCTTTGCAAGTCAGTTGGTAGGGCCTCCATCAACCGGTACTCACTGATGCCGATTGGCTTGTTTATGTCCCTGAGGGCGTATTCGGCCATCAGCTGGTCATGACGACGGCAGATCAGCAGGCCGATACTGGGGTTATCAAACTCGCTTCGTAATTGATCATCTACGGCCGAGAGATAGAAGTTTAACTTGCCCACAAACTCGGGCTCAAACTCGACTACCTTCAACTCAATCACTAGATAGGAACGAAGCTTCAGGTGATAGAACAATAGATCTAGGACGAATTCACGGCCGGCTACCTCAAGAGGATACTGACGCCCCACAAAGGCAAAGCCTTTGCCCAACTCGAGCATGAACTGAATCAGATGATTGACCAGGCCCTCTTCCAGATCCCGCTCCTTGTACTTCTGGGTTAAACTCAGAAAGTCGAAGAGGTAGGGGTTTTTCAGCGACTGCTGGGCCAGATCAGATAGGGGTTCGGGTAGGGTTCGCTCAAAGTTGGAGATGGCCCGGCCAGAGCGTTGTTTGTAGTTCGACTCAATCTGCTGAACCATCACATCCCGTGACCAGCCATTCTCGACTGTTGCCTGCATGTAAAACAAGCGTTCATCCAGGTTCTTTACTTTGTCCAACAGGGTAGTATGGTGGTACCAGGTCAATTTTGCAGGCGTCGCCTGCAAAATTGACTCTCCGCCAAACTGGTGGTCTGGATAAGCGGCCGCAAAGGCCTTCATGTACCGCAAGTTGCGGGGCGACATGCCCTTCATGGTAGGAAACTCCGCTTTTAGATCAGCGACCAATCGATCGACAACTTTCTGTCCCCACCCCTGTCGTTTTTCCTGCTCGAGGATAATGGTGCCGATGCGCCAGTACAGTGCCAGTAGTTCAGCATTGGCGGCAAAAGTGGCCCGTAACTGAGTGGTTCGGATTTCACGTTTGAGTTTATCCAGCAGTTGGATGTAGCCAGCTGGTTGGGTATTGGATGGAAGCATCAACGTCGATACGGATTGATCGGGATCGAAGTTACCAGTAAAAGGGCTATG of Spirosoma rhododendri contains these proteins:
- a CDS encoding DUF5694 domain-containing protein, with translation MILLMKRCSLLTVVLLLLYSLSEAQPLKNPDSFLIKNDPLPAVFLVGSFHFAYYNMDAHTVSKDKQIDVLSPQKQQEMARLVAYIAQFKPTKIVVEARNSAKLGQRYRRYKTGQAALARDEIDQIAFRLGKQFNLDTLYAGDAPAVDDEMLASADSVAFKAYLGRIFEGYDFKSEDTLSRRYMAYFNYETDLTTRLSLLDYFAYTNSTNVLIREYGAYLSGDFTLGTYRGADALALYWYDRNLRIFRNIQRITTSPSDRILVLFGRGHISLLNQLFSATPAYKYIRFNDLPKGGK
- a CDS encoding PDDEXK nuclease domain-containing protein, coding for MLPSNTQPAGYIQLLDKLKREIRTTQLRATFAANAELLALYWRIGTIILEQEKRQGWGQKVVDRLVADLKAEFPTMKGMSPRNLRYMKAFAAAYPDHQFGGESILQATPAKLTWYHHTTLLDKVKNLDERLFYMQATVENGWSRDVMVQQIESNYKQRSGRAISNFERTLPEPLSDLAQQSLKNPYLFDFLSLTQKYKERDLEEGLVNHLIQFMLELGKGFAFVGRQYPLEVAGREFVLDLLFYHLKLRSYLVIELKVVEFEPEFVGKLNFYLSAVDDQLRSEFDNPSIGLLICRRHDQLMAEYALRDINKPIGISEYRLMEALPTDLQSTLPSIEEIEERLRQEDDSAEADDSVR